The Primulina eburnea isolate SZY01 chromosome 13, ASM2296580v1, whole genome shotgun sequence genome includes a region encoding these proteins:
- the LOC140809930 gene encoding cyanidin 3-O-galactoside 2''-O-xylosyltransferase FGGT1-like, translating to MSEEKLKIVMYPWLAMGHLTTFLHLSNKLAERGHKIFFILPTKIQSKLNQFNLHPDLISFVPIIIPHVEGLPEGAETTADVSFEMGPLLRHAMDLTKPLLDSLLKEIKPHLAFFDFAHWLPSLARPLGIKSVCYMIVSPASVGYLLHTELNADALSEPPTGFPPSVIKLYPHEVRSGRRWATSKEYGCDMNIHQRLTMSVDECDALGFKSCREIEGKYCGFLEMKHKKPVILAGPVLPEPPTVSLDETWGNWLDRFKAKSVIFCVFGSEAILKLDQFQELVLGLEITGLPFLAALKPPEGCNTVEEALPEGFKHRTEKRGVIHGGWVQQQLILSHPSIGCFVTHCGSGSLSEAMVSECQLVLLPHSGDHFINARLMEGELKVGVEVKKGEEDGLFTKEAVMETIKLAMEEGSEIGKEIRANHGKWRDFLLTKGLEDSYMDEFVQKLRSLVK from the coding sequence ATGAGTGAAGAGAAGCTCAAGATTGTGATGTATCCATGGCTGGCCATGGGGCATCTCACTACGTTTCTTCACCTCTCCAACAAACTTGCTGAAAGAGGCCACAAAATCTTCTTCATCCTCCCCACAAAAATACAGTCCAAATTGAACCAATTCAATCTCCACCCGGATCTCATAAGCTTCGTACCTATCATAATCCCTCATGTCGAAGGCCTCCCAGAAGGAGCCGAAACCACTGCAGACGTTAGCTTCGAAATGGGTCCACTTCTCAGGCACGCGATGGATCTCACAAAACCCTTGCTTGATTCTTTGCTCAAAGAAATCAAACCCCATTTGGCCTTCTTCGACTTCGCGCATTGGTTGCCATCTCTGGCGCGGCCATTGGGAATTAAATCCGTTTGTTATATGATCGTAAGCCCTGCCTCTGTAGGGTACCTGCTTCACACTGAGCTTAACGCCGATGCTTTATCGGAACCTCCCACTGGTTTCCCTCCGTCGGTAATCAAGCTTTACCCACACGAAGTGCGTTCGGGGAGGCGATGGGCAACTTCGAAAGAATATGGTTGTGACATGAATATTCATCAACGATTAactatgtctgttgatgaatgtGATGCACTGGGATTCAAATCGTGCAGAGAAATCGAAGGGAAATACTGTGGATTTCTTGAAATGAAGCACAAGAAACCGGTTATTCTAGCAGGCCCCGTGTTACCAGAGCCACCAACCGTAAGTCTAGACGAGACATGGGGGAATTGGTTGGATCGATTCAAAGCCAAGTCGGTTATCTTCTGCGTATTCGGCAGCGAAGCCATTCTGAAACTGGATCAATTTCAAGAACTGGTTCTGGGTTTAGAAATCACAGGTCTTCCATTTCTAGCTGCACTGAAACCACCCGAAGGATGTAATACCGTAGAAGAAGCACTGCCCGAAGGTTTCAAGCACAGAACTGAGAAAAGAGGCGTCATCCACGGAGGTTGGGTACAACAACAGCTGATCTTATCCCACCCTTCGATCGGATGCTTCGTCACGCATTGCGGGTCGGGTTCGTTGTCGGAGGCGATGGTGAGTGAATGCCAGTTGGTGCTATTACCACATTCGGGTGACCATTTCATCAATGCAAGATTGATGGAGGGAGAGTTGAAGGTTGGAGTTGAGGTTAAGAAAGGAGAAGAAGATGGATTGTTCACAAAAGAGGCTGTGATGGAGACCATCAAATTGGCTATGGAAGAAGGGAGTGAGATTGGGAAAGAAATCAGGGCAAATCATGGAAAGTGGAGGGATTTCTTGTTGACCAAAGGGCTCGAGGATTCTTACATGGATGAGTTTGTTCAGAAGCTGAGAAGCCTTGTAAAATGA